The following proteins are co-located in the Shouchella hunanensis genome:
- a CDS encoding amidohydrolase, which yields MGEWIRNVRMETGFETEGDFIYGSKTLSFDIKVEAGKVAEIQPSGKRDGFNGNGQLLLPSLQEMHCHLDKSKLGVPWQPITPANSIVERFTQEINELDQLDLSLKERARNLINLELANGVTFFRSHIDVHPKVGQRYLEEIQDVLRNYKGKLDYELVAFPQHGMLRSDAYEEVKQALLAGVDLIGGVDPSSLDGDVEKSLSKTFELATMFHVPIDIHVHDRGEHGRKTVKTLLDYTKQSGWQGKVAISHAFGLNDFVEEERAEIFTDLAETGISVVSSVPITGVIPPLEELRSYGVHVRIGCDNVYDSWSPFGTGKVTEKLNRYAEMFRLTKQDTLTHALELITGQPLLIEEGQPWLKEGMDASFILVDSSSTAEFVARQNDVNASFFKGALVYQKEDV from the coding sequence ATGGGTGAGTGGATTCGGAATGTGCGTATGGAAACAGGGTTCGAAACAGAAGGTGACTTTATTTATGGAAGCAAAACCCTATCGTTTGATATAAAAGTGGAAGCCGGTAAAGTAGCGGAGATTCAGCCATCAGGAAAAAGAGATGGCTTTAATGGGAACGGACAGTTGCTATTACCAAGTTTACAGGAGATGCATTGTCATTTAGACAAAAGTAAGCTTGGTGTGCCATGGCAACCAATTACGCCAGCGAATTCGATTGTAGAGCGTTTTACGCAGGAAATAAACGAACTCGATCAGTTAGACCTCTCGTTAAAAGAACGTGCACGCAATTTAATTAATCTTGAATTGGCAAATGGCGTTACGTTCTTTCGATCGCATATTGACGTTCACCCTAAAGTTGGACAACGATATTTAGAAGAAATACAAGACGTGTTACGCAATTATAAAGGGAAACTTGACTATGAACTAGTAGCGTTCCCCCAGCACGGTATGCTGCGTTCAGATGCCTATGAAGAAGTGAAGCAAGCTCTTCTAGCCGGTGTTGATCTGATTGGGGGAGTAGACCCATCTTCTCTTGATGGTGATGTTGAGAAGTCGCTTTCTAAAACCTTTGAGCTTGCTACAATGTTTCATGTTCCCATTGACATTCACGTTCATGACCGTGGGGAGCATGGGCGAAAAACAGTCAAGACGCTCCTTGATTACACAAAGCAAAGCGGTTGGCAAGGTAAGGTGGCGATTAGCCATGCATTTGGGTTGAACGACTTTGTTGAAGAAGAAAGAGCTGAGATCTTTACGGATTTAGCGGAGACTGGTATTTCAGTTGTATCAAGTGTTCCCATAACAGGTGTTATCCCGCCTTTAGAAGAATTACGTTCGTATGGTGTACATGTAAGAATTGGCTGTGACAATGTTTACGATTCTTGGTCTCCTTTTGGAACAGGGAAGGTAACTGAAAAGCTTAATCGTTATGCTGAGATGTTTCGTTTAACGAAGCAGGATACGTTAACACACGCGTTAGAACTCATTACAGGTCAGCCTCTTTTGATAGAAGAAGGTCAGCCGTGGCTTAAAGAAGGAATGGACGCCTCGTTTATTCTTGTTGACAGCTCGTCTACAGCAGAATTTGTTGCCAGACAAAATGATGTGAACGCTAGCTTTTTTAAAGGAGCGCTTGTTTATCAAAAGGAGGATGTATAA